Proteins found in one Macrobrachium nipponense isolate FS-2020 chromosome 35, ASM1510439v2, whole genome shotgun sequence genomic segment:
- the LOC135208763 gene encoding aprataxin and PNK-like factor, with protein MSISLIRVEAPDEKWEDERNEPEITPALPAVLGRGSLLRCGEKKISRRHAYLDWDDDGVTLTSVHQNPTYALVKGVLKELTEGDALFLSHGDKFGLLKDKYWYMISLPDSCKEEKTTAEDRKQKVSDNEIQDISKRDDSDSKLPDKDQENRSNAVENISSIKDSANNIRTKDTSVKICDGETTSNLRASKDQINKNEDIADDTSSYSGKDLLSAKVNVNKIDDSMKIQETVSAKELQEAVSSKRRDLPAWLKSTEVVKKLPPGKENEVHTTSHGGRRKTQASSTKRKASNNPRNSRDASVAVPKTDANNPNGCDVGKGEEGVISGNGKHPKQQVLQKDNHKHSSNNRKVDASPRKRTPTKKKGSPLKNNTKGLHVISDEDSEYDSGNEPDEPQAKTSKEAKTTVQHHSVTKHDMSDEGEESATGSEENKATPNKNKQITPTTNAARGLPSRVLKKKPRQPCQYGDKCYRKNQKHLADFSHVGDSDYHEDSSDPEASDDDRPQCEYGVDCYRKNPQHRKDYRHSRIPQPQRRAKRKARQQKQNDNDDSDDYDYDDPFLNDESSDDYAPTDSESFMEDDDDTQSTLEEGKKFVKKRK; from the exons ATGAGCATTTCATTAATACGAGTGGAGGCCCCAGATGAAAAGTGGGAAGATGAACGAAATGAACCTGAAATAACTCCTGCCTTGCCTGCTGTACTTGGGAGAGGTTCTTTGTTAAGG tgtggagagaaaaaaatctcaCGTCGACATGCATACCTTGACTGGGATGATGATGGTGTTACACTGACATCG GTTCATCAAAATCCAACTTATGCTTTAGTTAAAGGTGTTCTGAAAGAATTGACAGAAGGTGATGCTCTTTTTCTCTCACATGGAGACAAATTTGGGCTTCTGAAAGATAAATATTGGTACAT GATTAGTCTACCAGACTCTTGTAAAGAAGAAAAGACCACAGCTGAGGATAGAAAGCAGAAAGTTTCAGACAATGAAATACAGGACATATCCAAGCGAGATGACAGTGATTCTAAACTACCTGATAAAGATCAGGAAAATAGGAGTAATGCAGTGGAGAATATCTCCTCCATTAAAGATTCTGCAAATAATATTAGGACCAAAGACACAAGTGTAAAAATATGTGATGGGGAAACCACTAGTAACCTTAGAGCGTCTAAGGATCAGATTAACAAAAATGAAGATATTGCTGATGATACTTCAAGTTACAGTGGAAAAGATCTTTTGTCAGCCAAAGTTAATGTAAATAAGATAGATGATTCTATGAAAATCCAAGAAACCGTATCTGCCAAG GAACTCCAGGAAGCTGTGTCAAGTAAAAGAAGAGATTTACCTGCTTGGCTGAAAAGTACAGAAGTGGTGAAAAAGTTACCaccaggaaaagaaaatgaagttcATACAACCTCTCATGGTGGTAGACGCAAAACTCAAGCAAGCTCCACGAAAAGAAAGGCTTCAAACAATCCTAGGAATAGCAGAGATGCTTCAGTAGCTGTACCTAAG ACAGATGCAAACAATCCAAACGGCTGCGATGTAGGCAAAGGAGAAGAGGGAGTCATTAGTGGGAACGGTAAACATCCGAAGCAGCAGGTTTTACAAAAAGACAATCACAAACATTCCAGCAATAATAGGAAAGTTGATGCAAGTCCTAGAAAGAGAACTCCTACTAAAAAGAAAGGCTctcctttaaaaaataatacaaaaggaCTTCATGTCATTAGTGATGAAGACAGTGAATATGATTCAGGGAATGAACCTGATGAACCTCAAGCTAAAACATCAAAGGAGGCCAAGACTACAGTGCAACATCATTCAGTTACAAAGCATGACATGAGTGATGAGGGCGAGGAATCGGCCACTGGCAGTGAAGAGAATAAAGCAACacctaataaaaacaaacaaatcactcCGACTACAAATGCAGCAAGAGGGTTGCCATCACGTGTTCTTAAGAAGAAACCAAGACAGCCTTGCCAATATGGAGATAAATGCTACAG aaaaaaccaaaaacatctTGCTGACTTTTCTCATGTTGGAGATTCCGATTACCATGAAGATTCTTCGGATCCTGAAGCTTCTGATGATGACAGACCTCAGTGTGAGTACGGAGTTGATTGCTATCGCAAAAATCCTCAGCATCGCAAAGACTATAGACACAGCAGAATACCACAGCCTCAAAGAAGAGCAAAGCGAAAAG CTCGTCAGCAGAAACAAAATGACAATGATGATtctgatgattatgattatgatgacCCATTCCTGAATGATGAGAGTTCAGATGACTATGCTCCAACTGATTCTGAATCATTtatggaagatgatgatgatacacaAA